Proteins from a genomic interval of Veillonellaceae bacterium:
- a CDS encoding NAD(P)H-dependent glycerol-3-phosphate dehydrogenase produces the protein MKIAVIGAGSWGTAMAGMLATKSQQVALWVRNITLAEQINSERQNKKYLPGVMLSPTLYCTNDLAAAVDKAEIVVLATPSHAIRTTAQRLSRLLDENTIIVTAAKGLELQTYKRMSEVIIEEIPSAEDKVVALSGPNHAEEVGLQQPTATVVGSKSRMAAEKVQDAFMLPYFRVYTNPDIVGVELGGALKNIIALGAGIIEGLSLGDNTKAALMTRGITEITRLGIALGGQPFTFAGLSGIGDLIVTCTSEHSRNRRAGMLVAAGKTIGQIEAETNMVVEGIKATWAAYHLAKDHNVEMPITEQLFSILYEQKPTMEAVLELMTRCKTNEVEEVVTENTLWVD, from the coding sequence ATGAAAATAGCCGTAATCGGTGCCGGTAGTTGGGGAACTGCAATGGCGGGCATGTTAGCTACTAAAAGCCAGCAAGTAGCCTTGTGGGTACGCAATATCACTTTGGCTGAACAAATAAACTCCGAACGGCAGAACAAGAAATACCTTCCTGGAGTCATGCTTTCGCCTACTCTATACTGTACAAATGATTTGGCGGCTGCCGTTGATAAGGCTGAGATAGTAGTGCTTGCCACACCGTCTCACGCCATTCGTACTACAGCACAGCGCTTATCTAGGCTGCTTGATGAAAATACCATAATAGTAACTGCAGCAAAGGGACTTGAGTTACAGACCTATAAACGAATGTCGGAAGTTATTATCGAGGAAATACCTAGTGCTGAGGATAAAGTCGTAGCGCTTTCAGGGCCTAATCATGCCGAGGAAGTCGGGCTACAGCAACCGACAGCCACTGTCGTGGGATCGAAGTCTCGGATGGCCGCGGAGAAAGTCCAGGATGCCTTTATGCTCCCATATTTTCGAGTGTATACCAATCCTGACATTGTTGGAGTGGAACTCGGCGGTGCCTTAAAGAATATTATTGCTCTTGGTGCCGGGATTATTGAGGGTTTGAGCCTTGGTGACAATACCAAAGCGGCCTTAATGACGCGGGGAATTACTGAAATTACTCGGTTAGGCATAGCCTTGGGCGGTCAACCCTTTACTTTTGCTGGGTTGTCAGGTATAGGCGACCTTATTGTTACTTGTACTAGTGAGCATAGTCGAAACCGCCGAGCAGGTATGTTGGTGGCTGCAGGAAAAACCATCGGGCAAATTGAGGCAGAAACTAATATGGTGGTAGAAGGGATTAAAGCTACTTGGGCGGCATATCACCTGGCTAAAGACCACAACGTTGAAATGCCTATTACCGAACAACTTTTTTCGATACTTTATGAACAAAAACCGACAATGGAAGCCGTATTGGAATTGATGACGCGATGCAAAACAAATGAAGTTGAAGAAGTTGTCACTGAAAATACACTATGGGTGGATTAA
- the plsY gene encoding glycerol-3-phosphate 1-O-acyltransferase PlsY, with protein MYLLLFLISYLIGSIPNGLFVGKLVGGVDLRQFGSKNIGATNAFRVLGPWPAVAVFLTDAAKGVAGVYLGQYLIGTPLALLIGGIAAIAGHNWSAFLGFKGGRGVATGLGVIAMLSPKVTLVVFIAWALIVYFTRYVSLGSIVAAALVPVTMWLFGEILEFLIFGVIAALFVIIRHRPNIERLLKGEELKIKPGNLGKIDKKEK; from the coding sequence ATGTACTTATTACTTTTTTTAATATCATATCTAATCGGTTCGATCCCGAACGGATTATTTGTTGGCAAGCTTGTAGGTGGAGTTGACCTACGCCAGTTTGGAAGTAAAAATATTGGCGCAACAAATGCTTTTCGGGTGCTTGGCCCTTGGCCTGCAGTTGCCGTATTCCTAACAGATGCTGCTAAAGGTGTTGCCGGTGTCTATCTTGGTCAGTATTTAATTGGTACACCTCTTGCTCTGTTGATAGGAGGGATTGCTGCGATTGCAGGTCATAACTGGTCAGCCTTTCTTGGTTTTAAAGGCGGCCGGGGTGTTGCAACCGGCCTAGGAGTTATTGCGATGCTATCGCCAAAGGTTACGCTGGTTGTTTTTATTGCTTGGGCACTAATTGTTTATTTTACTCGGTATGTATCGTTAGGGTCGATTGTTGCTGCTGCGCTTGTACCGGTTACAATGTGGCTGTTTGGGGAAATTTTAGAATTTTTGATATTTGGTGTGATTGCCGCGCTCTTTGTAATAATTAGGCATAGACCTAATATCGAACGTTTGCTTAAAGGCGAAGAACTAAAAATCAAACCTGGCAATTTAGGAAAGATAGATAAAAAGGAGAAATAG
- a CDS encoding ribosome biogenesis GTPase Der, translating to MNKPIVAIVGRPNVGKSTLFNRIGKKRVSIVEDMPGVTRDRIYMDGEWLGREFTMVDTGGIEFETTDKILTLMRHQAKLAIEEADVIVFVVDAKTGLTTADQEVAAILRSTRKPVILAVNKVDSVKNEHDIYEFYNLGLGDPIGISAANLLNIGDLLDRVIECLADYTPVEDHDDLIKVAVIGRPNVGKSSLVNSLIGEERVIVSDVPGTTRDAIDTHFTKDNTNFLLIDTAGMRRKAKIDMPVERYSVIRSLRAIDRADVVLMVINAEEGVTEQDKKIVGYAHEAGKATIIVVNKWDLIEKDSKTALRFTDMIRNEMAFIQYAPVLFTSALTKQRVNRITDLVKYVADQHSMRVQTSVLNQVIEDATAINPPPSSHGKRLKIYFATQPDVKPPTFILFVNDPEIMHFSYLRYLENKLRESFGLEGTPIKLVVRGRKEEE from the coding sequence TTGAATAAACCAATTGTTGCAATAGTTGGTCGGCCGAATGTCGGAAAATCAACCTTATTCAATCGTATCGGCAAGAAAAGGGTTTCCATAGTTGAAGATATGCCTGGCGTAACGCGCGACAGGATCTATATGGATGGAGAATGGCTCGGCCGCGAGTTTACCATGGTAGATACTGGCGGTATCGAATTTGAAACAACTGATAAAATTCTTACGTTAATGCGGCACCAAGCTAAATTAGCCATTGAGGAAGCCGATGTTATCGTATTTGTTGTCGATGCCAAAACAGGCCTGACCACGGCTGACCAGGAAGTAGCGGCCATTTTACGCAGCACCCGCAAACCGGTGATTTTGGCTGTTAATAAAGTTGACAGCGTGAAAAATGAACATGATATTTATGAGTTTTATAATTTGGGTCTTGGTGATCCAATCGGTATATCGGCAGCCAATCTATTAAATATAGGAGACTTACTAGATCGTGTTATTGAATGCCTTGCCGATTATACACCAGTTGAAGATCATGACGATTTGATAAAGGTCGCCGTAATTGGCAGGCCGAATGTTGGTAAGTCTTCATTAGTAAATTCACTAATTGGTGAAGAACGGGTAATAGTGAGTGATGTTCCGGGCACTACCCGTGACGCTATTGACACTCATTTTACTAAAGATAATACTAACTTTTTACTGATTGATACCGCAGGTATGCGGCGCAAAGCTAAAATTGACATGCCCGTTGAACGTTATAGTGTTATTCGTTCGCTTAGAGCAATTGACAGGGCAGATGTTGTTCTTATGGTAATAAACGCCGAAGAAGGGGTTACCGAACAGGATAAAAAAATTGTTGGTTATGCGCATGAGGCTGGCAAAGCTACAATTATTGTTGTTAATAAGTGGGATCTTATTGAAAAGGACAGTAAAACAGCTTTGAGATTTACAGATATGATTCGTAATGAGATGGCGTTTATTCAATATGCTCCGGTTCTGTTTACTTCGGCGCTCACCAAACAAAGAGTTAACCGGATAACAGATTTGGTAAAGTACGTTGCCGATCAGCATTCGATGCGCGTTCAAACTAGCGTTCTGAATCAAGTAATTGAGGACGCGACAGCCATTAATCCGCCGCCATCCAGTCATGGGAAACGCTTAAAAATTTATTTTGCTACCCAGCCGGATGTTAAGCCCCCGACCTTTATTCTTTTTGTTAATGATCCGGAAATAATGCATTTTTCTTACCTTCGTTATTTAGAGAATAAACTTAGAGAGAGTTTTGGTCTTGAAGGCACACCGATAAAACTTGTAGTACGAGGCCGCAAGGAAGAAGAATAG
- a CDS encoding cob(I)yrinic acid a,c-diamide adenosyltransferase: MTNLGLIQVYTGNGKGKTTASLGLALRATGHNLKVCMIQFMKESDAYGEVHASKYLPNFTLIQVGRNDFVNLADPDQIDVDLAQKGWQKAKAIITSGEYDIVILDEINVAIACKLLDVNEVSAFLMRFKALPKKPELILTGRYAPQQIIDIADLVTEMQEIRHYYNGGTESRAGAEY; this comes from the coding sequence ATGACTAATTTAGGGTTAATTCAAGTATATACTGGTAATGGCAAAGGAAAAACTACTGCTAGCTTAGGTTTAGCATTACGCGCCACGGGTCATAATTTAAAAGTTTGTATGATTCAATTTATGAAAGAAAGTGATGCCTATGGTGAAGTTCATGCAAGCAAATATCTCCCGAATTTTACGTTGATACAAGTCGGTCGAAATGATTTTGTAAACCTTGCTGATCCGGATCAAATTGATGTTGATTTAGCTCAAAAAGGCTGGCAGAAGGCAAAAGCAATAATAACCTCGGGTGAGTATGATATAGTAATTCTTGATGAAATAAATGTAGCTATCGCTTGTAAGTTGCTTGACGTAAATGAAGTATCAGCCTTTCTTATGAGATTTAAAGCCCTTCCTAAAAAGCCAGAATTAATTTTGACAGGCAGGTATGCCCCCCAGCAAATTATTGATATTGCCGATTTAGTAACCGAAATGCAAGAAATTCGGCATTATTATAACGGTGGTACTGAATCCCGGGCCGGGGCAGAATACTAA